CGCGCAGATTACAGGCGCTGGGCATCAATGACGGGACCTGGGTGAGAATCTTGAACCGCAAGAAAAAAGGGGCGATGATCATACAGGTGAGAGGTACGAGACTTGCCCTTGGCAGACATATTTCCTCCTTTATCGAGGTGAAGGAGGAGTCAGAACAATGAGCAGGAAACAACAGATCAGAGTGGCGTTTGTAGGCAATCCCAACTGTGGGAAGACGACTTTGTTTAATGCGGTCACAGGGTCGA
The sequence above is a segment of the Lachnospiraceae bacterium JLR.KK008 genome. Coding sequences within it:
- a CDS encoding FeoA domain-containing protein translates to MTLYDGIAGGSYQVEGVFVEEAVTRRLQALGINDGTWVRILNRKKKGAMIIQVRGTRLALGRHISSFIEVKEESEQ